A segment of the Pseudoalteromonas sp. DL-6 genome:
ATATGAATAAGTATTATAAAGCGTTTAGAAAGGCTTGTAAGGCAAGAACTTACCATCAAGGGTGATCACTGCGCGTGAGCCTCCTTCTGGATCTTCTACTTTTTTCATATCTACTTTAAAGTTAATTGCACTGATAATACCGTCACCAAATTGTTCATGTACTAAAGCTTTAAATGTTGTGCCGTATACTTGCATCATTTCATAAAAACGGTAAATAGTCGGATCGGTTGGCATATTGTTTTCTACACTACCACGTAGTGGAATAGCTTTAAGTAACTCAACCGCACTTGCATCAAGGCCCAGTGTTTGTGCCACTTTTTCAGCGGCCTCTGCAGGTAACGGGTGCTGGCCTAATAAAGCCGCCGTCACGTAAACGTCGCTTAAACCTGTGCCCTCTGCAATTTGTTCAAACGACAGATTTTTTTCTGCTTTAGCTGCAATAATTGTATCAGTTAATGCTAAACGTGCAGTGTTGCTCACTTGAGATTGGATCATAATAGTACCTCTTACAATGGTTGGTTATACAGCTACAGGAAGCTGAGTTGGGTATGCACGAACATCAGTATGCTCAGCAAGGGAAACAAACGTATTGGTATTGCCATTTAGGGCGTCAATACCACCCGATTCAATATCGTAAACCCAGCCATGCAAGGCTAAACGGCCTTCGCCTAGGGCTAAACGAACTGATGGATGAGTTTTAATATTTTCAAGTTGTGCGATAACATTTTCACGAACCATCGCTGCTATGCGTTCACGTTCATTTGCATGATTACGTGCTTCATTGACAATACGAGCTGAGTCGGCATAGCGCAGCCAACTGCCAACAGCAGGCATATGGTTCATACATTTGCAGGTTGCAATTGCTGTCATGGCGCCGCAATCAGAGTGGCCACAAATAACCACATCCGTTACTTTTAATGCAGTAACCGCGTACTCCACAGAAGCAGACACTCCGCCCGGCTCAGGCCCATATGAAGGAACAATATTCCCAGCATTACGAATTACAAATAATCCACCAGGTTCTCGTTGAGTTACTAACTCTGGCACTAAACGACTGTCAGAACATGAAATAAACAAAGTGCGTGGATTTTGCTTAGTAGCCAAGTTTTTAAATAAATCGGCACGCTCTGGATATGCATCACTTTGAAACTTTAAAAAACCTTCAATGATATCTTTCATAACGAGTGTCTCTGTGTTGTTGATGCAATGAATAATACGCTCGCTTTTTAATAAGGTAAAAGACTGGTATATTATGATACCGATAACAAATACTTATAGTAGAGTCATGATACTGCGTCATATCAATTACTTTTTGGCGGTTGCCAAGCACCAAAACTTCACTAAGGCAGCTGCCTCTTTGTATGTGTCGCAACCTGCGCTATCGCAGCAAATTAAACAGCTTGAAGAAACCTTAGGCGCCCCTTTGTTTGACCGCTCAGGTCGCAGTGTAAAGTTAACCGATGCCGGAGAGGTATATGCCCGCTATGCACAAAAAGCATTGCAGGATTTAGCAGAGGGAAAGCGAGCTATTCATGATGTAAAAAACCTCAGCCGAGGTGCATTAAGAGTGGCCATTACACCCACTTTTACAACCTATCTTATTGGCCCCTTAATTAAAGCGTTTCATCAGCAATATCCTAATATCAGCTTAAGCATGGAAGAAATGTCGCAAGAGCGTATGGAAAAACGCCTACTTGATGATGAGTTTGACCTAGGCATTGCCTTTGAAGGCAGCCATAATGCAGATATAGAGGCACATAATTTACTAGAAGAAACGCTCGCATTAGTGGTTAATAAGCAGCATGAGTTAGCGCAGCAAAACTCGATTGATTTGCATACGCTCAATGCGCAATCACTGGTGCTGCTGAGTAATGAATTTGCAACGCGCGAACAAATAGAGCGCCATTGCCGTCAGCATAACGTGCAACCAAATGTGCTTATGGAGGCTAATTCACTCAGCGCCGTTATTGAAATAGTCCGTTATACCCAATTAGCCACACTATTACCTTCAAATATTGCCAGTAAACATGAGGAGCTCACTGCTATCACACTTGCGCCGTCGTTATTAAAGCGCACTGCCGTTATATTGCAGCGAAAGGGGAGCTATCAAAGTGCAGCAACAGCGGCGTTTATTAACCAAGCGCATCATACCGCAGCACTTATAAACACCCGCTGTTAGCTATATACATAAAAGCCACTTAGTTTATTGATCTCGTGCTTGAGCATAAGCCAGCTATTGCCTACAATAGCGCATAATTAATTCAACGCAGATCACCATTATGACTGATACAAACAAACCAGAATTACCAAATCAACTGTCTATCAACCCACGTAGCAAATTTTATGTAGAAGAAGTATTTGAACATGAAATCGGTATTACTCTTAACGGTAAAGAGCGTTTTGACGTTGAAGAATACTGCATCAGCGAAGGTTGGATCAAAGTAGCAGCGCCTAAAGCGTTAGACCGTCGTGGCCAGCCATTACTTATGAAAGTAAAAGGCACTGTAGAAGCGTTTTATAAGTAAGCTAAGCCTTATTAAAATAAAGCGACACCTTTGGGTAGTCGCTTTTTTTGTGTCTGTTTAAAAGCATTGAGTTTTTTTCATGTTAAACCTGATGAAGTTTCATTATGAATTTTCAAAAAGTATGTTTGAATAGCCTTAATTATTTAGACGTTTAGAAGTCCAATGTGAGCAAGTTAACAATATTAGATGGCGGTATGGGTCGTGAACTCAAGCGTATGGGTGCGCCGTTTTCACAGCCACTTTGGAGTGCTCAGGCACTCATAGAAGCTCCGCAATGCGTAACTCAAGCGCATCAAGCTTTTATAAATGCGGGGGCAGAAATTATTACGGTAAATAGCTACGCCTGTGTCCCCTTTCATTTAGGTGAAACGCTTTACCAAGCACAAGGCGCAGCACTTGCACAGCAGGCAGCGGTTATTGCAAAAGAAGCAGCTCAAAACACTAAACAAAACGTGCTAGTTGCGGGTTCATTGCCCCCCGCATTTGGATCGTACCGTGCTGATTTTTTCCAAAGTGAACGCGCATTTACTATTTTAGATACCCTATATAAAGCACAGGATGAATATGTCGATATTTGGATTGGTGAAACTATTTCCAGTATTGAAGAAGCTCACGTAATGGCAAGCGTACTTAAGAATTCAAAAAAACCATGTTATTACGCATTTACCTTAAGTGATGAAGTAAGCGAACAAGCCACATTGCGCTCTGGTGAATTAGTATCAGACGCTACCTTAGCATTGCTCGAACATAATATAGCGGGCATATTCTTCAATTGCTCTATTCCCGAGGTCATTGAACAAGCGCTGCGCGACACTAATCGAGTGCTAAAACAGCAAAATAAACACCTTAATTTAGGGGCATTTGCGAATGGTTTTACACCAATCGCCAGTGATTATAAAGCCAATGAAGGCTCGCAAGGTTACCGCGATTTATCCCCTGCTGAGTATGTAGCATTTGCTAAGCAATGGCATAACCTAGGCGCAACAATTATTGGCGGCTGCTGTGGTATTGGCCCCGAATTCATTGCAGCATTGGTAAAGTGGAAAAGCGATATCAAAGCGCTTTAATATTAATGACTCTATTTTAAGATTAATAAACAATAAAGCCGACAAATGTCGGCTTTATAATCTTAACTTTTACTTACTCTTACGCCAGCCGCTCCATACGTCATCTTCTGGGTTGGCTTTGTTTTTCTTCTTCTTTTTACCTGTGCCTTCTGGTTTGGCCATTGGCTTGTCGTTTTTAAGGGCATCAGCTGCATCAAGGTTGGCTTGGTTTACAGCAAAACCTGTTACCTCTTCGCGCTCTAAACGTAGTTTGTTTTTCTTTTCAATAATTCTAAAGTGATGAAAGTCTTCAAAATCAATCAGTGATAGCGCTAAACCTACTTCACCAGCACGGCCGCTTCGGCCAATACGGTGCATGTAGTCAGCAGGGCTACGCGGTAAGTTAAAGTTAATTACTACTGGTAGCTTTTCAATATCTAAACCACGAGCGGCAATGTCGGTTGCAATAAGCACTTCAATTTCGCCCGCTTTAAACTTTTCTATTACGCGAGTACGCTCGCTTTGGCCTTTATCACCATGGAACACTTGTGCATTCACGCCGCGCTTTTCAAGCTTGCTGGCTAAGTGCTCACAATCTTTTTTAGCGTTTACAAAAATAAGCGCTTGGCGCCATTTATGCGCTTTTATTAAATGCGCTAAAACCGTGGTTTTTTCGCCTTTATTAACCGTAAATACGCGCTGTACTAAGGTGCTTTCATCTTTACTTTGCACTTGTATTTCAACAGGGTTGGTTAACAGCTCTTGCGTTAATTGTGTGACTTGCTCCGGGAAAGTCGCTGAAAACAACATGGTTTGCTTTTTAGCAGGCATTAACGCCAGCAGCTCAGCCAGCTCTTCAGTAAAACCTAGGCTTAGCATACGGTCGGCTTCATCAAGCACAAGCATATTTAATTTATCGAGCTTAATCGCATTGCTTGAGATTAAATCGAGCAAGCGCCCAGGGGTTGCTACGATAATATCGGCACCGCCACGTAGAGCCTGCATTTGCGTATTAACCGACACACCACCAAACACCGCCACCGTTTTAATCGCGCCATTGAAGTTAGCAGAATACGATTTAACGCTATCAGCCACTTGCACTGCCAGCTCACGTGTAGGTACCAAAATAAGCCCTGAAACAAAGTTACCTTTGCTCGCTGCTTTTTTAGCACCTTGCGCTAAAAATAGGGTTTGTAGCATAGGCAAAGCAAAGGTTGCTGTTTTACCAGAGCCAGTATTCGCTCCTGCAATTAAGTCACTTCCCGCCAGGATACTTGGAATTGCTTTAGCCTGAATCGGCGTAGGTTGCGTGTATTCAAGATCAGACAATCGAGCTAATAGCTCTGGAATTAGGCCAAGTTCGTTGAAGGTGCTAGGGCTTGTGGCTGAGGTCATATTTATTACGGGCTTATTGCTAAAAAGTAGCCTGTAATTTTAGCGTATTTAGCAGCTATTAAGTAGAGGTTAGTGATTTAAATAAAATGCATCTTGTTTTTTATTAAACGATGATTCACTGAATATCACTTTACATTAATACTATTTTTCACATACATCAATCATTACAAATAATAGCTGAACACGCTGTATTATTGATTTCAGCATTTCAAGTGTGTTATTTTTGCGGCCTGATGGATTAATTTTAGATACAAGGAAATGTCATGTCTCAATTTGATTTATGTTTCAATACGAAAAGTCGAGCAAGTTTACCTTTTAACAGTAATGACTTAGAGCAATTAAAGCGATTTAGAGAGGATAACCCTCATATTATAGGTAACTTTATACCTCAAGGAACCCCGTTCATTTTAAGAACTCCACAATCTGGGGATATGAGTGATTTCAGGCGCTCTCGTCCTGACATAGCTTGTGCACTTGATAATACGGTGTCTTGGCCTGAGCATACAAAGAGAAATGTCAGTACTATAGTAAACAACTTCGGTGATGAAGATGCTTTGGCTATTGCCGCGCTATACGATGCGGAAATATCTCCATATGTTGATAAAGTAAGAGGTTTAACGAGTCAACAAGTTCTTGGAAGAAATCTTGATACCTTGACTGCCACTGGCGCAGCACTTACTTCATTAGAGTCAAGCCAAGTGAGGTTAAGTACATTTGGAAAAGCGATTCTAAAATACCAAACTAGCTTAATTGAAATTAGAAAAGCATCGCAGAACAAGCAACCTAAATTAGAATTAATCAAACTAGGTAACAAAGCTAAGCAAGCCCATCTAGAGTTAAACACTGAATTTAAAAGAGAAATGGTTAAATTCAAAGGCAAAGTGAAAGCATCTGCACGGGGTAATATCTGGTCTAATACGCAACGAGGCATAGATACAGCAAGAAGCGCAAGAAGTTCAGCTCCCTTGCAATTAACTTCTTTAGCTAACATACAGCACTTACGTAGATTAGAGCAAGGATCCAGCATTGCAGGAAAGTTTGTCATTGCGATTGATGCTGGTCTTCGAGCTGATAGCGTTTATGACGATTACAAAGCAGGTAAAGACTGGCAGCGCCGTGCTGTTGTTGAAACGACAGGTTTTGGTGTTGGTACTGCTGCAGGAGCCTATGTTGGCGGTACGACTATAACCGCAGGGGTAGGAATAGCAATTGCAATGGGTCCAGTTGGCTGGGTAATTCTTATTGGTGTAGGCTTGGGGGCTGGTTATGCTGCAGGTAAAGCTGGTGATTCTTTTGGGAAATTTATATCTGGTACTGTGTATGATTTAAGCTCAAGTGTTGATTGGTTTTAATCATGTACATAATTCCCGAAATCATTTATTTTATAGTGTCGTTTCCAGCATTGATATTTTTCCTCATTTCAACCTTATGCTTCACTCGTATTTCAATGAAACACATAGAGAGAAAAATGCGTGAGGAAGGGATACATGAACCACTTTGGGATAAAGGGCTAGGCATAAGAGTGAGCATGTATGGCAAAGTAATAAGGCGGCAAAAACCCGCAAAGGCGACGGTTGTTAATGACGAAGCCATTTTACGACACGCCAGACCTATAGATTTAATTTTAGCTCGCGCAATGCATTACTCTTTCGTAATTATGATGACCCTAGCCGTTTATGGCTACTTTGCTTATGATTTAGGTAATCGCGCATATTAAAAAGGTGCACAAAGCGCCTTTTACATCAAACCTGTCGCCTATTGATTTTAAAATTTTTAGGCCGACTTTGCCAAATTGCATGGTTCGTCAACATCTGTGCTTTAATTACCACTTTATAGTGCGACAGTGATTACACGCATAGTCATCTGACTCACAGTATGAGTATTTACCAGTAAACTCTTCTTAGTCTGCAATACCATCAGCAAGTAATATTGCTTCTTCTAATTTGTTTGGTAAAGCTTTAATCACGTTAAAGATCACTCTTTGAATCTAAACCCTACTCTTGTAATTAATTTGACTGTCACCGAGAGCACTCCAAACTTAAAGAGGCTTTCATAAAAAGCCAACAACTAAGTTGGCAATATTATTAGTTCTTACTCAGTTCTGCTTGTAACCTGACTTTTGTTTCTTTTAAGTAATTTATATAAGGATATGAGTCATCAGCAATGGCTAAAGCCGACTCCATCTGTTCAAACGCTTGGCGAGTATCACCCTGCATTTCATAGCCATATGATAAGGCAGAAAGCGCATCGACTGATTTGGGGTGATTTTTTATATTGTACTTAAACACCTCAATAGCACGGGTAAATTGCTTGCTATCCGTTAAGTTATAACCGAGTGATCTAACAGCACTGTCTGGTGGAGATACCTGCTCACCCCATTGTTGAGATAATGTTTTGTAATAAGCATCAATAGAGGCTACACCGTCAGTTAAAGCACTGATTGGCATTTTCTTAGGTAAAAATAAGTTGTAATAGGCATTAAATGCGCCAGCAGAGGAAGTCAGGTTATGCGAGGTGCCATCAAACGCATCACTAAAAAAGCGTAACCCTGGCGCTTTATGTGATTGCAGTGATTGCTGTAATTCATCGTACCTTTCACGCATTATGCCGGCTTCTTCGCCAATATTAGTATAAACGTAGTTATTCAGGTCTTTCGTTTTAGCTATAAACGATTTTGTACTTTTTACCATTGCGCCATAGTTCCACCAAACTGCGGGGCTATAAGCAATATGTGCTTGGAATAATTCAGGTTTAGCCTGCAAAGCATATACTGCAAATACACCTCCAGCGGAGGCACCAGATATAACCTTATAGTCATGCGTGCGATAATTCTTATTTACTAAAGGAATGAGCTCTTGCTCAAAGAACGCTAAAAACTTTGCCGCGCCGCCCCCTTCACCGACAGGACCTTGTGGCTCTTTATTCACTGTAGGATAAAAATCTCTGAGTCGATTAGTGCTTTCAATAGCGACAATAATAACCTCAGGCGCACGATTATCATTTTGTAAACGCTCAATAACAGCACTAGCAAGCGGTATATTACCCGCGCCATCTAAGCGATATATAACAGGATATACCTTATTTGGCTCAGCTTGGTAGCTCTTTGGTAATTGTACAACAACAGTGCGTTCTTCGTTTAAAACAGCCGATTTAATAGTGTGCATGAATTGAGAATCATCAGCACTTTGCTGTTTAATGCCAGCTTGTGCAAAGACACTTTGTGAACTAAAAGCAAAAAAGCTAAAAAAGCAAATAACGGTTAATAAACGCATGACTAATCCCTTAGAGAATAATAAGTTACTTAAGCTAACAGACTTTCAGGCACAAAAAAAGCGCCTTAAGCGCTTTTTTAACATTAATAAAAACCTATAAGCTTTTGATTTTACTCAACTGTAACCGATTTTGCTAGGTTACGTGGCTGATCAACGTCAGTGCCTTTAATGACCGCTACGTAGTACGACAGTAGCTGTAATGGAATTGTATATACCACTGGGGCAATCACGTCATCTACGTGGTTTACGTTGATTACACGCATTGTGTCGTCTGACTCAAAGTGTGAGTCTTTATCAGCGAATACATAGATGATGCCGCCGCGAGCACGTACTTCTTCTACATTTGATTTAAGCTTTTCAAGCAATTCGTTGTTTGGTGCTACAACAATAATTGGCATGTCGGCATCAATTAGCGCTAATGGGCCATGTTTAAGCTCACCGGCTGCGTATGCTTCAGCGTGGATGTATGAAATCTCTTTAAGCTTAAGCGCGCCTTCCATTGCGATTGGGTATTGCGACCCGCGACCTAAAAACAGTGAGTGGTGCTTATCAGCAAATTCTTCTGCAAGGTCTGCAATGCCATCAGCCAACAATAGCGTTTCTTCTAATTTAGCTGGAAGCAATTTAATAGCGTTAACAATCGTGCTTTGATCTAGGCCTTTCTCTTGCGCAATAGACGCAGTAAGCATTAACAAACCAACAAGCTGCGTAGTAAATGCCTTAGTAGAGGCAACACCAATTTCAGCACCGGCTTTGGTCATAAAGGCAAGGTCAGATTCACGCACAAGCGATGAGCCTGGTACGTTACAAATAGTCATTGACCCCATGTAGCCTTGCTCTTTAGCTAAACGCAGTGCAGCTAAAGTATCAGCCGTTTCGCCTGACTGTGAAATCGTTACTAGTAGGCTGTTTTCGTGTACAAATGACTGACGGTAACGGAACTCAGAGGCAATTTCTACGTTACAGCTAACACCTGCAAATTGCTCAAGCCAGTAACGAGCAACCATACCTGAGTGGTATGACGTTCCACAGGCAATAATTTGTACGTGTTTTACGTCTTTAAATATTTGCTGTGCGCTATCGCCAAAAGCATCAATCGCTACGCGGTCATCGTTTAAACGTCCTTCAAGGGTGTTACGTACTGCAAGTGGCTGCTCATAAATTTCTTTTAGCATGTAGTGACGGTAATCACCTTTACCTGATGCATCTTGTGTGATGTTTGATTCAACAACTTCACGCTCAACCGCGTTGCCATCTGCATCAAAAATTTCTACAGTGTCGCGAGTAATACGCGCTACATCACCTTCTTCTAAGAAGATAAAGCTGCGAGTTACCGGTAATAATGCAAGTTGATCAGAAGCAATAAAGTTTTCACCAAGGCCTAAACCAATAACTAACGGGCTGCCTGAGCGCGCTACAATAATTTCGTTATCATTCGCTTTATCGAACACAACGGTACCAAATGCGCCTTCAAACTGTTTAACAGCTGCTTGAACTGACGCTAATAAAGTGGTGTGCTGCTGACGTAACTGATGAATTAAATGCACCATGACTTCAGTGTCGGTGTCTGATAAAAACTCGTAACCGTCGCCTTTAAGTGCTGCACGCAAGCTTGCGTGGTTTTCAATGATTCCGTTATGTACAAGCGCTAATTGATTGCTTGAAACATGTGGGTGAGCATTGGCTTCAGTTACACCGCCATGAGTTGCCCAACGAGTGTGTGCAATACCTGTGTGACCGCTAACACCAGCTTGTTCAAGTGCTGACTCTAAGTTTACAACCTTACCTACTGCTTTAACTGTATTAAGTGTATTGCCTTCAAGTAAAGCTACACCTGCTGAGTCATAACCACGGTACTCAAGACGCTTAAGCCCTTCAACTAAGATTTTATTTACTGGACGTTCTGCAACAGCCCCAACGATTCCACACATAGTGTCTCCATTAATTTTTTAATTCTAGCAACTCACGATGTAGTTGCTATTCCATAATCTCTGCGCAAATTAGTTTTACACCACACGCCTCTATGGCTGCACGCTTATCACTTGCTAAGCCACTGTCGGTTATTAATGTGGTTACTGTTTGCCACGGTAATTCTAAATTTGGTATTTTTCGGCCAATCTTTTCTGACTCAACCAGCACAATAACTTCGCGCGCCGCTTTAGCCATCACTTGGCTTAATCCAACAAGCTCATTAAACGTGGTTGTTCCACGCGCTACATCAATGCCATCGGCACCTATAAATAGCTGATCAAAATCATATGAGCATAGAACATTTTCAGCTACTTGCCCTTGAAACGATTCTGAATGCGGATCCCACGTGCCACCTGTCATTAAAAGTGTTGGCTCATTTTCAAGTGCCAATAAACGCGTTGCCACTTTAATCGCGTTAGTCATAACAACTAACCCCTGCTTGCTAGCCAACTCAGGGATCATCGCTGCAGTGGTGCGCCCACTGTCTATAATAATGCGATTATGATCTTTTATAAGCGCAGCTGCCGCTTTGGCAATGGCCACTTTACGCTTAGAATCAATCTCATCGCTAACAATCTCTTTTGGCAGAGCAATAGCACCGCCGTAACGGCGCAGCAATAAGCCACTTTTTTCAAGCGCGGTTAAGTCTTTTCGAATAGTTACTTCTGATGTTTGAAACTGTTCAGCAAGTTTCTCAACAGCCACTTCACCTAATTCATTAACTTGAGTGAGGATCAGATGGCGGCGTTGCTGAGTGTTTCGTTTGGTCATAAGTGATTACAATTAAGTTTCGTTTCGAAAGTTAATGGATTTTAAACGAAACATAATAAATGGCAAGTGAATGCGTTAAAAAAGCACAGTTTTATTCAAATTATCATCATGCTTAAAGTAGGTTAAGCTAGACACCATTATTTAAGTTAAACAAAATTGATATGCAGTCATTTAATAGTATTAGTAAAGAGAATCTAGCGCAGCGTAAAGCTGTGCACGAAATTTGCCGCTTATTTAATAAAAGCCCCAGTAAAGGTAATTTAAAGCGAATAAAAGAATTATGCTCACACTGTGGTGATGGAGTAATTATTGAAGCGGGCTTTCATTGTGACTATGGCTCGCAAATACATATAGGTGATCGTACTTTTATAAACATTAACTGCACTGTATTAGATGCACCAATTAATAAAGGTATGATTACGATTGGTAGTGACTGCTTAATTGGCTCTAATGTTCAGCTATTAGCAGTTACGCATGCTGTGAACCCAACTGAGCGGCTCAATAAAGAAAACTTTGCAGCACCAATCTTCATAGGTAATAACGTATGGATTGGCGCGGGAGCTATTGTGTTAGCTGGTGTTACCATTGGTGATAATGCTGTTATTGGTGCGGGTTCAGTGGTAACTAAGAGCATTGCATCAAACACCGTTGTTGCCGGCAACCCAGCACGTGAAATAAGAAAGTGCTAAGGATCATCGTTAAGCCTTAGGCTCATATTTACCCTTATATCTCGAACCCGTATTTTCACTTTATTCCAGATGCAAAAAAGCCCGACTCTTTAGAGTCGGCCTTGCTTGTATTTGGAGTCGGTGCGCTACTTCGTAGCGACAACGCAGTAGAATGACGTAATGCCCACAGCGCTAGAG
Coding sequences within it:
- the cynS gene encoding cyanase; translated protein: MIQSQVSNTARLALTDTIIAAKAEKNLSFEQIAEGTGLSDVYVTAALLGQHPLPAEAAEKVAQTLGLDASAVELLKAIPLRGSVENNMPTDPTIYRFYEMMQVYGTTFKALVHEQFGDGIISAINFKVDMKKVEDPEGGSRAVITLDGKFLPYKPF
- a CDS encoding carbonic anhydrase is translated as MKDIIEGFLKFQSDAYPERADLFKNLATKQNPRTLFISCSDSRLVPELVTQREPGGLFVIRNAGNIVPSYGPEPGGVSASVEYAVTALKVTDVVICGHSDCGAMTAIATCKCMNHMPAVGSWLRYADSARIVNEARNHANERERIAAMVRENVIAQLENIKTHPSVRLALGEGRLALHGWVYDIESGGIDALNGNTNTFVSLAEHTDVRAYPTQLPVAV
- the cynR gene encoding transcriptional regulator CynR, producing MILRHINYFLAVAKHQNFTKAAASLYVSQPALSQQIKQLEETLGAPLFDRSGRSVKLTDAGEVYARYAQKALQDLAEGKRAIHDVKNLSRGALRVAITPTFTTYLIGPLIKAFHQQYPNISLSMEEMSQERMEKRLLDDEFDLGIAFEGSHNADIEAHNLLEETLALVVNKQHELAQQNSIDLHTLNAQSLVLLSNEFATREQIERHCRQHNVQPNVLMEANSLSAVIEIVRYTQLATLLPSNIASKHEELTAITLAPSLLKRTAVILQRKGSYQSAATAAFINQAHHTAALINTRC
- a CDS encoding DUF3297 family protein, which encodes MTDTNKPELPNQLSINPRSKFYVEEVFEHEIGITLNGKERFDVEEYCISEGWIKVAAPKALDRRGQPLLMKVKGTVEAFYK
- a CDS encoding homocysteine S-methyltransferase family protein, encoding MSKLTILDGGMGRELKRMGAPFSQPLWSAQALIEAPQCVTQAHQAFINAGAEIITVNSYACVPFHLGETLYQAQGAALAQQAAVIAKEAAQNTKQNVLVAGSLPPAFGSYRADFFQSERAFTILDTLYKAQDEYVDIWIGETISSIEEAHVMASVLKNSKKPCYYAFTLSDEVSEQATLRSGELVSDATLALLEHNIAGIFFNCSIPEVIEQALRDTNRVLKQQNKHLNLGAFANGFTPIASDYKANEGSQGYRDLSPAEYVAFAKQWHNLGATIIGGCCGIGPEFIAALVKWKSDIKAL
- a CDS encoding DEAD/DEAH box helicase produces the protein MTSATSPSTFNELGLIPELLARLSDLEYTQPTPIQAKAIPSILAGSDLIAGANTGSGKTATFALPMLQTLFLAQGAKKAASKGNFVSGLILVPTRELAVQVADSVKSYSANFNGAIKTVAVFGGVSVNTQMQALRGGADIIVATPGRLLDLISSNAIKLDKLNMLVLDEADRMLSLGFTEELAELLALMPAKKQTMLFSATFPEQVTQLTQELLTNPVEIQVQSKDESTLVQRVFTVNKGEKTTVLAHLIKAHKWRQALIFVNAKKDCEHLASKLEKRGVNAQVFHGDKGQSERTRVIEKFKAGEIEVLIATDIAARGLDIEKLPVVINFNLPRSPADYMHRIGRSGRAGEVGLALSLIDFEDFHHFRIIEKKNKLRLEREEVTGFAVNQANLDAADALKNDKPMAKPEGTGKKKKKNKANPEDDVWSGWRKSK
- a CDS encoding alpha/beta hydrolase-fold protein gives rise to the protein MRLLTVICFFSFFAFSSQSVFAQAGIKQQSADDSQFMHTIKSAVLNEERTVVVQLPKSYQAEPNKVYPVIYRLDGAGNIPLASAVIERLQNDNRAPEVIIVAIESTNRLRDFYPTVNKEPQGPVGEGGGAAKFLAFFEQELIPLVNKNYRTHDYKVISGASAGGVFAVYALQAKPELFQAHIAYSPAVWWNYGAMVKSTKSFIAKTKDLNNYVYTNIGEEAGIMRERYDELQQSLQSHKAPGLRFFSDAFDGTSHNLTSSAGAFNAYYNLFLPKKMPISALTDGVASIDAYYKTLSQQWGEQVSPPDSAVRSLGYNLTDSKQFTRAIEVFKYNIKNHPKSVDALSALSYGYEMQGDTRQAFEQMESALAIADDSYPYINYLKETKVRLQAELSKN
- the glmS gene encoding glutamine--fructose-6-phosphate transaminase (isomerizing) yields the protein MCGIVGAVAERPVNKILVEGLKRLEYRGYDSAGVALLEGNTLNTVKAVGKVVNLESALEQAGVSGHTGIAHTRWATHGGVTEANAHPHVSSNQLALVHNGIIENHASLRAALKGDGYEFLSDTDTEVMVHLIHQLRQQHTTLLASVQAAVKQFEGAFGTVVFDKANDNEIIVARSGSPLVIGLGLGENFIASDQLALLPVTRSFIFLEEGDVARITRDTVEIFDADGNAVEREVVESNITQDASGKGDYRHYMLKEIYEQPLAVRNTLEGRLNDDRVAIDAFGDSAQQIFKDVKHVQIIACGTSYHSGMVARYWLEQFAGVSCNVEIASEFRYRQSFVHENSLLVTISQSGETADTLAALRLAKEQGYMGSMTICNVPGSSLVRESDLAFMTKAGAEIGVASTKAFTTQLVGLLMLTASIAQEKGLDQSTIVNAIKLLPAKLEETLLLADGIADLAEEFADKHHSLFLGRGSQYPIAMEGALKLKEISYIHAEAYAAGELKHGPLALIDADMPIIVVAPNNELLEKLKSNVEEVRARGGIIYVFADKDSHFESDDTMRVINVNHVDDVIAPVVYTIPLQLLSYYVAVIKGTDVDQPRNLAKSVTVE
- a CDS encoding DeoR family transcriptional regulator, whose protein sequence is MTKRNTQQRRHLILTQVNELGEVAVEKLAEQFQTSEVTIRKDLTALEKSGLLLRRYGGAIALPKEIVSDEIDSKRKVAIAKAAAALIKDHNRIIIDSGRTTAAMIPELASKQGLVVMTNAIKVATRLLALENEPTLLMTGGTWDPHSESFQGQVAENVLCSYDFDQLFIGADGIDVARGTTTFNELVGLSQVMAKAAREVIVLVESEKIGRKIPNLELPWQTVTTLITDSGLASDKRAAIEACGVKLICAEIME
- a CDS encoding sugar O-acetyltransferase, producing the protein MQSFNSISKENLAQRKAVHEICRLFNKSPSKGNLKRIKELCSHCGDGVIIEAGFHCDYGSQIHIGDRTFININCTVLDAPINKGMITIGSDCLIGSNVQLLAVTHAVNPTERLNKENFAAPIFIGNNVWIGAGAIVLAGVTIGDNAVIGAGSVVTKSIASNTVVAGNPAREIRKC